GTCGCTCTTCGGCTTCTCCTGCTTCGCCTCGGCCTTCGGCTTCGCAGGCCGACCAACCTTAGCCGGAACATCCACCGTCAAACCAAGCGACTGGCAGTATTTCAAAAACGTCGGAACCGACACATTGTCCAATTTCCCGTTCTCGTCAATGAAACCAGTCTCGCAAATCGAATCAATCCGGTTGGCAAGGATACGCGCAGCGGCCACGACAGCCGCATTCTCGGCACGCAACGACTTCGCATTACGCAAAGACCTCTCCAACGCATCAGCCACGGACTCATGCGGGAAACGACGCTCGGAAACACCCTTCTTAACTGCCATAAAGCCTCCTTCACGCGCGACCCATCAACAAAAAACATCATCGGGGAGAGGAAGAGCAACCACGCGGGCAGTGTTGCGTGGTTGCTCTGTTTTCAGGATTTCACCGCCCCTACCTCGTCGGGGTTGGTTTCGAATGCTGTTTTGAATGCTTTGATTGCGTTTGTGAATCGTGTGATGAGTTCGTCTGTGCTTGGTGGCTTGGGTCTGATGAGTGTGGTGTATGTGGCTCCGACTTTGTAGGTGTTGACTTCGTTGTGGGTGACGTTGATCGGGATGTTGACGGTGAATGAGCCGATTGGGAATGTCTTGTCACTGATTGTGGCGATGAGCTCTAGTGTGACTGGCTGCTGTGGCATCATTGCCTCCTTGCTCATGCTGTTGTTATCCATTGTCTTGAGAGTGTTCCGATTGGTGTTGGTGGGTCTTGGTTGCCTCGGAGTCTATTGCAGCTGGTGTGGCTTGGGCGGAAGCCTGCTGGGTCGAACTGGAGTTCGGCGTGTTTGCTGACTGGGTAGAGGTGGTCAAGATTGTATGATTCGTCGCTCGTGTTCTTTTCGGCGGTGTAGTCGATTGGCATTCCGCAGAGCCAACAGACCGCATGCCGTGCTTTGCATTGGTTGAAGAATGCGGCCTTGTCTTTTTCGAATTGGCGTGTGGTCTTGCGGACTCTTGGCATGTGGTCACCGCCTTGGTGCTTCGTGCCGGAGTCGGACCGGCGTGGGTGGAATGCGTTGTTGTCATCATGGTTGTGTGCGGTGTGGTGCCATGGTTGGTTGGGGTCCGACCGTTGGTATTTGCGCTATTCCGCCTGCTCTGCTGTTGAGCTATCGAAGCTGGATATGAATAATGGTCCAACCGTTTCCGGCTGAACCATTCTACGAACATACGACAGTATAGCATTTCAACGGTGACAGTCAAGTAGTGCGGCCAGCTCGCCTAGGTTGAACATGTACTGCCGCTTGTGTTCCGTCGGCGTGGCGTGGAGTTTGCCGCGTTTGAGCCATTGGCTGATGAGGTTGCGTGATATGGTCAGGCCGTATCGTTTCAACTCCTTGGCTGCATCGCTGGGTGTGCCGGTGATTTGCACTTGCCATAGTCTTTCGTCTCGGGCTGCTTTGATTGCTGGTGCCGCCCATTCGCTGTGGCAGTCTGGGCATGTGGCTGATTCGGCTTCTGGCGTGCCGGTGAGCATGCTGTGGCAGTTTGGGCAGGTGCCGAGGATTATGAGCTCGTCTTCCGGTGTCAGGGCTTGTTCGTTGCGTCTGGTGATGTGTTCCAGGGCGGCGTAGTCGTCTGCTGCGGTGTTCATCGTCAATATGGTGTGTTTGTTGCTGATGATGGCGAACCATGCTTTCCGCCAGTCGTATCCAGCGTATGCCGCTCTGATTTTGCCTGCTTGTTCGGCGAGCCATGCTTCCGATTCTTCGATGAGGTCTTGTGCGCGGGTGTCGATCGGGAGTGGCGCGTTTCCTCGGTTTGGCGTGTGTTCCGGGGTTCCGATGTGGGCTTGTCGGAGCATGATGCTTCGCAGGGTTGGTAGTTGGGTGTGTCCGAGTTGGTGGATGAGCTGCCAGTAGTCTTCGCGGCAGTGCTGGCAGAGTGGATTGTCCGCCTGCTTCGTGGGCTTGTGGCAGTGCTGGCAGTCGGTCAAAGTCTGGTCTCCTTGTCGTGCTGGTGGATGATGGCCGCGATTGCGGCTTTGGGCACTTGCGGCACGAGTGGCGCGATCTCGTCGAGCGTGTATCCGGCTCGATGCCATTTGATGATCATGTTTTCGAGTATTTTCTTCATTTGCTTTTCCTTGGTTTGAAGGTCTTGATGATTCGCTGCGAAGTATCGCAGGTTACGCGCACCTCGTATGGCCTGTGGCGGGAGTCGGCGCGCTCCTGCGCCACATCCGATGCCTCTTGGAGCGTTTCGTACACTCGGCATGTATACAGTCTCATATCACCCTTCGGGCGGACGATGTAGCCGGACCAGATGCTTGTGTCCAACGTGCCAATGCCGTCCATCATTCACCGTCCTTTTCGATGACAGCGCCCATGGCTTCCCGATATTTCTTCGTTCGTTGGAACCGGTCGGCGAGCATGTTCGCGGCCTTGTCGATGATCTCGTCCTTGCGTTCTTCGAGGAAGCTTTGCAAAGCGGCCCCCAGCAATCCATTCCACATGTTTTCCCGCGAATACGCGTTGGTGTGCGCGAAAACACTGTCCACGGCGTTTTTGGTGAGCTTGTCGAGCACGTCACTGTAGGCGTGTTCCTCGATGCGGTTCTGAATGGCCTTGTCGTCGATGCCGATGGCGAACTGCACGATGTGTTCCATGATTACTTTCCTTCCTTTTCGATTTTGACGGTCTCCTTGTATGGGTTTTCGCTTGTATATTGCGGGAAGTCGCATTCCTGGTCTTTCCAACCGGCGGCATAGCCTTCGCTCCATGCCTTGCGGCGCTCGTGTTCCAATCGTTCATGGCTGTACATGGTTTTCGGTTCGTCGTTTCTCATTTCGTGTCCTTGCTTTGGTTCGGTGTCTCGTCCGGCATGGTGTCGGGATGGTCGAGCATGTGCTGGCAATGGCGTATGACCATCGCCAGTGTGTCTGCCTTTATGAGGTTGGCGTTGATGTTGGCGTAGAAGTCGCCGTCCGGTGCGTCGCAAAGCTCGTTGGCGAGGTCGGTGCACCAGTCGATGATTTCGTGCAGGGTTTTGTTTTTCTGGGTTATGTTCGTGGGCATGGTTTTTCCTTCCGGTTGAGTTCGGCGGCGAGCGTGCATGCTGTTTCGTCTGGTTGGGCGGTTTCCTTGTCGCGTCCGAGCGCTTGCAGGACGTGTTCGCATTGCCACGTGTGTATGTGGCGTTTCGAGGGTGGGATGCCGCTCATGTTGGCGCGGCGTTGGCACCAGCCTTTCCATTGGCGTGTCCAGTCGTTAATGGTGCGTGTTTCGTGTTGGTGGCGGCCTGCGAATGCGAGCCATGCGGATTCGAGGTCGAGGTTCGGATATTCCACGGCCAGTGTCTTGTCGGTTTCGACGCACTCCCGCGATTCGCCGAAATCCTTCACGCCGGTTTCTTTGGAGAAAGAAGAAGAATATTCTTCTTTCTCTTTCTTTGGTGTTCTGGTGTTCTGGTGTTCTGGTGTTTGTCCCGATTCTGTTTCGATTCTGCCGGCAGTCTGCGCACTTTCTGCCGGCAGACTTTCGGCAGAATACCGTTCGCGCTCACGCTTGCGTTTGGCCATGACCTGCTGACGGCTCCGGTTGTGCTCAAGATAATCGTGGATGACATAGCCGCCATCCACGCTCTCGATCAATCCGACCTGCTGCAATGCGTCAAGCTCCTGCACGGTGATGTCGAGCACGAACTCGGCGGTGTCCTCGTCCACATAACCGTCCGTGAGATTGTCACCGCAGTAGGAAAGCATGACGACGAATGCGCTGATGGCAGAGGGCATGGTGCGGCGTAGACGGCGCACCTTCCGGTTCAGGTAGAAGCCGTTCGACAATTGCACGTACCCGCGCCTAGCCATTTATCTCTCTCCTTCCTTCATCTTTCTCCGGTGCGCATTACGACGATCATGCTGGGGAATGGCGCCGGGCCGCCCGGTATGCCGTTCGTCTCGAACCGGAGTCGGCCTTTGAGGAACCTGACCTCCGCACGGTTGAGAATGAATTGTTGGAACCAGCGTGTGTCGGTGCGAGCGGGCAGGAGCATGACGACGAGGGTGTCTTTGCGGCTGGCTTCTGCGCTGCATTTGCGCACCCATTCCGCGATTGCCTTGCCGTATGGAGGATTGCAGAATACCGTCTCCCCCCCCCACTCATGATCAAATGCGCTGTCTTCGGCTGTATAGTATTTCTGGCACTTGTGGTTCGTTGCGCTGCTAGCCGCGTCTAACGTGAAGTGAAACTCCGCGTCGAGCTGGTCAAACAATTCCTGTGGAGTCTCCCAATTCATGCGGTTTGACATGTAAGCTGCGCCACCGGCACCAGTGAAATCGCTCATTTTTAGTCTCGTTTCCTTCCTTGTTCGGCCATCACATGCTCCCGAGCCCTCGGTAGAATTCGTCGTCGGTCATGCCATACAGCGGGTCCATGCCAGTTGTCGGCCTGCGCATGGCCAGCTTGTACCCGCAGTAGGGGCATGTCACGTAATATGTGCCGACGGTCTCGCCGCAGTGGGCGCATTCCACATACTTGATCGTCTTGCTCATTCGTTTACCGCCTTCCGTGCGGTTTCGAGCAGGTCTCGTGCCTTGTCAAGCCATTCGTCTTGCGCGTCGCACATGCCCATGTTCCGCCATAGGTTCTTCTCTTGTTCGGCTGGCGGCTCGGTCGGGAACCAGAGTGGCGGTTGTGAGAGGTAGCACAGTCTTTTCGCCACGGCCTCTATCTCGGCATTCGTGGGTGGCGCGTTGCGACCGCGCAGGTATGCTTCCTGCAAATCGTCCGTGTCGCAGCAAAACTGTTCCTTGACATGCGTTCCATCCCAGTGGCGGGTCGGATACGCCTTCTCAGCTTCATCATCCGCGATACTCATTCCCACATCTCCGTTTCGTCGTTCCTGTAGTTCTTGCATTGGAATATGCGTGCTAACGTGTCAGCATCATCCAACGTTTGTTGCGGTATCGGTTCGAGCATTCCGGTCGGATAGTCGCGTGCCGCTACAGCTATCCGGGCTTTTTCCTGCATTTCCCAGAGGATCAGCTTGTACCCCTTGAGCATGTCGGTATGCGCGTCGTAGATTCTCCTGATGCTGACTGCATAGTGCGTATCAGTCATAGGCAGTGTTTTTTCATCGGTTTCCGCTGCGCTCATTTCGTGTCCTTCCAATGTTTTTCACGCCAGTCGGCGATTCTCTGACGGTCTTCGTCTGTTAATCCCTCATGGCACTTGAACATGACAAGGCTGAGCGCGAACTCGTAGCCTTCGCTCCACTTGTCAGGCACGCCATGCACATGGTTCTCGTCGAAGAGGTAACGGCAGTAATCATGCAGTTCGTCAATCGTCATTTCGCGTCCTCGCTTTGCTTGGTGGTTTCGGTTTCATGTTCATCGAATGGGACTGCCAGCTTCACGTGGCTGTTCATGATCGCGATGCGAGCCGGATCTTTAAACCACGTAATGCCTTCGGCATAATGCACGTATCCGCAAGCAAGCCCATAAATCCCGTCACAGCGTTCCGCCCACCCGCTTTTCAGGTAGTA
This sequence is a window from Bifidobacterium breve DSM 20213 = JCM 1192. Protein-coding genes within it:
- a CDS encoding terminase small subunit, with product MAVKKGVSERRFPHESVADALERSLRNAKSLRAENAAVVAAARILANRIDSICETGFIDENGKLDNVSVPTFLKYCQSLGLTVDVPAKVGRPAKPKAEAKQEKPKSDKVVQMADFMKRFG
- a CDS encoding phage N-6-adenine-methyltransferase; the protein is MSDFTGAGGAAYMSNRMNWETPQELFDQLDAEFHFTLDAASSATNHKCQKYYTAEDSAFDHEWGGETVFCNPPYGKAIAEWVRKCSAEASRKDTLVVMLLPARTDTRWFQQFILNRAEVRFLKGRLRFETNGIPGGPAPFPSMIVVMRTGER
- a CDS encoding MerR family transcriptional regulator; amino-acid sequence: MTDCQHCHKPTKQADNPLCQHCREDYWQLIHQLGHTQLPTLRSIMLRQAHIGTPEHTPNRGNAPLPIDTRAQDLIEESEAWLAEQAGKIRAAYAGYDWRKAWFAIISNKHTILTMNTAADDYAALEHITRRNEQALTPEDELIILGTCPNCHSMLTGTPEAESATCPDCHSEWAAPAIKAARDERLWQVQITGTPSDAAKELKRYGLTISRNLISQWLKRGKLHATPTEHKRQYMFNLGELAALLDCHR